In Staphylococcus lloydii, the following proteins share a genomic window:
- a CDS encoding sulfite exporter TauE/SafE family protein: protein MAIVVLILIGMISAIIGSLIGIGGGIIIVPTLVFLGSKTDLLTGITTQTAVGISSLTLVFTGLFSIIAYRKKGKNAIDLKQGFLFSIGIIPGSLVGAYLSRFLNDVYFNIIFGIFLFIISIVLIVKDYLASKKSSDTEKKVNTPVAIIFSFFVGISAGLFGIGGGVLMTPLMIIAFNFSPHVAVATSMIIIFTSSLASTLGHIVQGHVIWHYGLVLIIASYVGTKIGVTINRKIDSAKLSNLLKIVLILLSVYLIYKGFSEL from the coding sequence ATGGCAATTGTAGTGTTAATCCTCATAGGGATGATATCAGCTATAATAGGTTCTTTAATCGGTATAGGTGGCGGTATTATTATCGTTCCTACATTAGTTTTTTTAGGTTCCAAAACAGATTTACTTACAGGTATTACAACACAAACAGCGGTCGGCATTTCATCGCTAACTTTGGTCTTTACAGGTTTGTTTTCGATTATTGCTTATCGTAAGAAAGGCAAAAATGCGATTGATCTTAAGCAAGGTTTTTTATTTTCAATTGGAATAATTCCTGGCTCATTGGTAGGTGCTTATTTAAGTCGGTTCTTAAATGACGTATACTTTAATATTATTTTTGGAATTTTTCTATTTATCATTTCAATTGTATTAATAGTTAAGGATTATTTAGCATCCAAAAAATCTTCAGATACTGAAAAAAAGGTCAACACGCCAGTGGCAATAATCTTTTCATTCTTTGTTGGTATTAGTGCAGGGCTCTTCGGTATAGGTGGCGGCGTCTTAATGACTCCTTTAATGATTATTGCATTTAATTTCTCACCACACGTGGCAGTGGCTACCAGCATGATTATTATCTTTACTTCAAGTTTAGCAAGTACATTAGGTCATATCGTACAAGGCCATGTTATTTGGCATTATGGACTCGTATTAATTATCGCCAGTTATGTCGGTACTAAAATTGGTGTTACAATTAACCGTAAAATCGATTCGGCCAAGCTATCTAACTTACTTAAAATAGTATTGATTTTATTGAGCGTCTATTTAATTTATAAAGGTTTTAGTGAACTATAG
- a CDS encoding nitroreductase family protein, with protein MTVNNSFSEVLNGRKSIKLFDENYKIPHEEMEEMIRKATMAPSSVNLQPWRFVVVESDEGKDTLRPLVQFNTNQNDTSSAMVVIFGDKDSHENGEFIYSQAVENGLMPADVKEQLLSKINGVYQTYSEQKINDIVKIDSSLAAMQFMLVAKEHGYDTNPIGGFEEDQIAEALGIDPERYVPVVIIAIGKAAREARNSYRMPVDKVMQYV; from the coding sequence GTGACTGTAAATAATAGTTTTAGTGAAGTATTAAATGGCAGAAAATCAATTAAATTGTTTGATGAAAATTATAAAATCCCTCATGAAGAAATGGAAGAAATGATTCGTAAAGCAACAATGGCACCATCTTCTGTTAACTTACAACCATGGAGATTTGTCGTAGTTGAAAGTGACGAAGGTAAAGATACACTACGTCCATTAGTTCAATTTAATACTAATCAAAATGATACATCATCTGCGATGGTAGTTATTTTTGGAGATAAAGATAGCCATGAAAATGGTGAATTTATTTATTCACAAGCAGTAGAAAATGGCTTAATGCCTGCTGATGTAAAAGAACAATTATTATCTAAAATTAATGGCGTATATCAAACATATTCAGAGCAAAAAATTAATGATATCGTAAAAATTGATAGCAGTTTAGCAGCTATGCAATTTATGTTAGTTGCGAAAGAACATGGCTATGATACAAACCCAATTGGCGGCTTTGAAGAAGATCAAATCGCTGAAGCATTAGGCATAGACCCTGAACGTTATGTACCAGTAGTTATCATTGCTATTGGTAAGGCAGCAAGAGAAGCACGTAATTCTTATAGAATGCCAGTAGATAAAGTTATGCAATACGTATAA
- a CDS encoding M20 metallopeptidase family protein, which translates to MSIRDQLFQILEAKEQEMIEHRRHLHRHPELSFQEENTAKYIKSFYEDKDVKLTQPVQDAHAIIVEIDSGKPGKTIGLRADFDALPINEETEVPFKSENEGVMHACGHDAHTAYLLGVADALIEVKDQLTGKIKIIHQHAEEQPPGGAQQIINSGALDDLDEVYGIHIVPAVTPDTILYNKNNAFSGSSTFTLKINGLGGHASSPHKTHDAIVAGTNFVNSIQTIVSRRIDPLKMGVVTIGAFEAPGASNVIQDSVTIKGTARYLDAELEQFMYQEIDKIAQSVALGFDVTYDLDYTFGYPVLYNHPTETDNVARVLSESKGDYFQHLMEIPPVTGSEDFAYYLQKIPGTFYIVGSKPYDVEDPYMNHHPKFDVNEDCLLVAAKSLTDIALDRLQ; encoded by the coding sequence ATGAGTATAAGAGATCAGTTGTTTCAAATTTTAGAAGCTAAAGAGCAAGAGATGATTGAACATCGTCGTCATCTACATCGTCATCCTGAATTATCCTTTCAAGAGGAAAATACTGCCAAGTATATTAAATCATTCTATGAAGACAAAGACGTAAAACTAACACAGCCTGTGCAAGATGCGCATGCAATCATAGTAGAAATCGACAGTGGTAAACCTGGTAAAACGATTGGGTTGCGCGCAGATTTTGATGCCTTACCTATTAATGAAGAAACAGAGGTGCCTTTCAAATCTGAAAATGAAGGCGTTATGCATGCATGTGGTCATGATGCACATACAGCCTACCTACTTGGTGTAGCAGACGCTTTAATCGAAGTTAAAGATCAACTAACTGGTAAGATTAAAATTATTCATCAACACGCTGAAGAACAGCCTCCTGGTGGTGCACAGCAAATCATAAATTCAGGTGCATTAGATGATTTAGACGAAGTATATGGTATTCATATCGTCCCTGCTGTAACACCCGACACGATTCTCTACAATAAGAACAATGCATTCTCTGGAAGTTCAACGTTCACACTTAAAATTAACGGTTTAGGTGGACATGCTTCTAGTCCTCATAAAACGCACGATGCTATCGTTGCCGGTACAAATTTTGTAAATTCAATTCAGACCATAGTCTCTCGTAGAATCGATCCACTAAAAATGGGTGTCGTAACTATCGGCGCATTTGAAGCACCTGGCGCAAGCAATGTCATTCAAGATTCAGTAACAATTAAAGGTACTGCGCGCTACTTAGATGCTGAATTGGAACAATTCATGTATCAAGAAATTGATAAAATAGCTCAAAGCGTAGCGCTTGGTTTCGATGTTACTTATGATTTAGATTATACATTTGGTTACCCTGTGCTATACAACCATCCTACTGAAACAGATAATGTAGCTCGTGTCTTATCGGAAAGTAAGGGAGATTATTTCCAACATTTAATGGAAATCCCACCTGTTACCGGTTCTGAAGACTTTGCATACTATCTCCAAAAGATACCTGGTACTTTTTATATTGTCGGTAGTAAACCTTATGACGTTGAAGACCCTTATATGAATCATCACCCTAAATTTGACGTTAATGAAGACTGTCTACTTGTCGCTGCAAAATCTCTTACGGACATCGCTTTAGATAGATTACAATAA
- a CDS encoding membrane protein, whose amino-acid sequence MSALVLIIVGLILGIYFYRRKAPMTVKDWFLGLLIILVCMLIVDGLLHLGAIIEGGKEGMHTGSKS is encoded by the coding sequence ATGAGCGCATTAGTTCTAATTATCGTCGGACTAATACTAGGTATTTATTTCTATCGTAGAAAAGCGCCAATGACAGTAAAAGATTGGTTTTTAGGTCTACTTATCATATTAGTATGTATGCTTATTGTAGATGGCTTATTGCATCTAGGCGCTATTATAGAAGGCGGAAAAGAAGGCATGCACACAGGTTCCAAATCATAA
- the larC gene encoding nickel pincer cofactor biosynthesis protein LarC, translating into MSQAIYLDCHAGIAGDMILAGLIDLGANPNYITEALSQLPLDTFDLSFNHVNKKGIHAQHLTINIEESHHHRTAQHIFSMIENSTLPQRVKSRSTAIFNVIAEAEAKIHGMNIADVHFHEVGAMDSIIDIIGSCLALEDLNIEHIYCSAIPTGHCKVNIAHGLYPVPAPATAEILKGIPLASLDVASEMTTPTGAGFAKSLATQFGPLPACTMTEIGYGAGTKDFDFPNVLRIIQFEENQNTQDYVQVLETQLDDMPAEMLGHFIEDALSQGALDVYYTPITMKKSRPAVQLSVICPLSKASFFENYILRHTSSLGVRSYSVRRTILDRDFTTIDTDYGKVTIKLGILADKVIKAKPEFSDLQAIADRTQLPLQQIYQHVMSQIEHLK; encoded by the coding sequence ATGTCACAAGCCATTTATTTAGATTGCCATGCAGGTATCGCTGGCGACATGATTTTAGCAGGATTAATCGATTTAGGGGCAAATCCAAATTACATCACAGAAGCATTATCACAATTACCCTTAGATACTTTCGATTTGTCATTTAACCATGTAAATAAAAAAGGTATCCATGCACAGCATTTAACAATAAATATAGAAGAAAGTCATCACCATCGTACTGCTCAACACATTTTTAGTATGATTGAAAACAGTACACTACCACAACGTGTTAAATCTCGTAGCACTGCTATTTTTAATGTTATTGCCGAAGCTGAGGCTAAAATACACGGCATGAACATTGCAGACGTACACTTCCATGAAGTAGGTGCAATGGATTCAATTATTGATATTATAGGTAGCTGTTTAGCACTTGAAGATTTAAATATTGAGCATATTTATTGTTCCGCCATTCCAACTGGGCATTGCAAAGTTAATATTGCACACGGACTTTACCCCGTCCCCGCTCCTGCAACCGCCGAAATTTTAAAAGGCATACCACTTGCTTCATTAGACGTTGCTAGTGAAATGACTACGCCAACAGGAGCAGGTTTTGCTAAAAGCCTAGCTACTCAATTTGGTCCACTACCAGCTTGCACGATGACTGAAATTGGTTATGGGGCTGGCACAAAAGATTTTGATTTTCCTAACGTATTACGTATTATTCAGTTTGAAGAAAATCAAAATACACAAGATTACGTGCAAGTGTTAGAAACACAATTAGATGACATGCCTGCCGAAATGCTTGGACATTTTATTGAAGACGCGCTTTCTCAAGGTGCTTTAGACGTTTACTACACGCCGATTACAATGAAGAAAAGCAGACCTGCAGTACAACTTTCTGTAATTTGTCCCCTATCAAAGGCAAGTTTTTTTGAAAATTATATACTACGACACACAAGTTCCTTAGGCGTTAGAAGTTATAGCGTACGTAGAACCATTTTAGACCGTGATTTTACAACGATTGATACAGATTATGGTAAAGTAACGATTAAATTAGGCATACTAGCGGACAAAGTGATAAAAGCAAAGCCTGAATTTAGTGATCTACAAGCCATTGCAGATCGTACACAGTTGCCATTACAACAAATTTATCAACACGTAATGAGCCAAATAGAACATTTGAAGTAA
- the larB gene encoding nickel pincer cofactor biosynthesis protein LarB → MSDSKNDIEEILTKVQQHELSIAAAQAKLKHYDDLGFAKIDLHRPQRQGFPEVIFGEGKTQEQIVSIINSLNHNNQTILVTRIDDDKAQHILSIYPTLEHHPTAQIVCTPIANINKSNNVASIISAGTSDIHIAEEAAITAEVMGVTVKRFYDVGVSGIHRLFENIDEIRASKVSVVVAGMEGALCSVISGLVNHPVYAIPTSIGYGANLAGVSTLLSMINSCAPGTSVLNIDNGFGGGYNAAQVINMLETN, encoded by the coding sequence ATGTCAGATAGTAAGAACGATATTGAAGAAATATTAACAAAAGTACAACAACATGAACTATCTATCGCAGCTGCTCAGGCTAAATTAAAACATTATGATGACTTGGGTTTTGCTAAGATTGATTTACACCGTCCCCAAAGACAAGGCTTCCCAGAAGTTATTTTTGGTGAAGGTAAAACGCAAGAGCAAATCGTTTCGATTATTAATAGTTTAAATCATAACAACCAGACAATATTAGTCACTCGTATTGACGATGACAAAGCCCAACACATACTGTCTATATATCCTACATTAGAACATCATCCTACTGCACAAATCGTTTGTACGCCTATCGCTAACATTAATAAATCCAACAATGTCGCTTCCATCATTAGCGCTGGCACTTCAGACATTCATATTGCAGAAGAAGCCGCAATAACAGCTGAAGTCATGGGTGTTACCGTCAAACGTTTTTATGATGTTGGCGTCTCAGGCATTCATCGTCTGTTCGAAAATATAGATGAGATTAGAGCGAGTAAAGTTTCAGTAGTCGTTGCAGGCATGGAGGGCGCACTATGTAGCGTCATTTCAGGATTAGTAAATCATCCTGTATATGCTATTCCAACGAGTATAGGCTATGGTGCAAATTTAGCAGGTGTCAGCACACTTTTATCAATGATTAATTCATGTGCTCCCGGAACAAGCGTATTAAATATTGATAATGGCTTCGGCGGTGGTTATAATGCCGCTCAAGTCATCAATATGCTCGAAACAAACTAG
- the larE gene encoding ATP-dependent sacrificial sulfur transferase LarE, with the protein MLTLKEKEQQLEKNLQEMKQVVVAFSGGVDSTLVLKKALDVLGENNVIGVVVESELFRSEEFEQAVNLGHQLGAHILKTKISELEDRHIVQNTPKSWYYSKLLLYKKLESVKEAYHFNYVLDGMIMDDNKDFRPGLQARDELGVRSILQEVELYKDDVRQLSKQLDLPVWNKPALCSLASRVPYGETLDETKINKINEAEKFILSLDINNVRVRYHNNIARIEVAEAYIDQLVQHRRKIIAHLKALGFDYVTLDLEGYRTGSMNEVLTAETTN; encoded by the coding sequence ATGTTGACATTAAAAGAAAAAGAACAACAGCTCGAAAAAAATTTACAAGAGATGAAGCAAGTCGTTGTAGCATTTTCAGGTGGTGTTGATAGTACGTTAGTATTAAAAAAGGCGCTTGATGTATTAGGAGAAAACAACGTTATTGGTGTCGTTGTGGAATCCGAATTATTTAGAAGCGAAGAATTCGAGCAAGCTGTAAACTTAGGTCATCAATTAGGAGCGCATATTCTTAAAACAAAAATTTCAGAATTAGAAGATCGTCACATTGTGCAAAACACTCCAAAAAGCTGGTACTACAGTAAACTATTGTTATATAAAAAATTAGAGAGTGTAAAAGAAGCCTATCATTTTAATTATGTGTTAGACGGTATGATTATGGACGACAATAAAGACTTCCGTCCCGGTTTACAAGCACGTGACGAACTTGGCGTTAGAAGCATTTTACAAGAAGTTGAATTATATAAAGACGATGTACGTCAATTAAGTAAGCAGTTAGACTTACCAGTATGGAATAAACCTGCATTGTGTAGTTTGGCCTCTCGCGTACCTTATGGCGAAACTTTAGACGAGACGAAAATTAACAAAATCAACGAAGCTGAAAAATTTATTTTAAGTTTAGATATTAATAACGTTCGTGTACGATATCACAATAATATAGCTCGTATAGAAGTAGCCGAAGCGTATATCGACCAATTAGTACAACACCGCAGAAAAATTATCGCACACTTAAAAGCACTTGGTTTCGACTATGTTACCTTAGACCTTGAAGGTTACCGTACAGGAAGTATGAATGAAGTACTTACAGCTGAAACAACAAATTAA
- the larA gene encoding nickel-dependent lactate racemase, protein MRTEILYGKSNIDIEVPDSSTLIEPQDIEPLNDDIAAINSALESPIGTPPLKEMVKSDDTVSIVISDITRPTPNHILVPCILNALPHVPRENFVIINGTGTHRDQTREELIQMLGEDIVDSVKIVHNHCHDKDSLVNVGHSEYGCDVYLNKDYVDSDFKIVTGFIEPHFFAGFSGGPKGIMPGIAGIETIMTFHNARMIGDIRSTWGNMEDNPLQNMTREINAMCKPDFMLNVALNKDKLITQVFAGELYEAHDVGCAYVKEHAMFRCDDRFDVVIASNSGYPLDQNLYQTVKGMSAAHKIVKEGGTIIMVSECADGLPDHGKFAEIFKRAESPQALLDMIHDPNFAEMDQWQVQKQASIQVFANVYVYSKLTDQQLEEAMLNPTSNIEETLKTLEASYGRPLSIGVMPQGPLTIPYVES, encoded by the coding sequence TTGAGAACAGAAATTTTATACGGTAAATCAAACATCGATATTGAAGTTCCAGATAGTAGTACGCTCATTGAGCCTCAAGACATAGAGCCTCTGAATGATGATATAGCAGCAATAAATTCTGCATTAGAAAGTCCTATAGGTACGCCACCATTAAAAGAAATGGTTAAGTCTGATGATACAGTGTCTATTGTTATTAGTGATATTACGCGCCCTACTCCAAACCATATTTTAGTACCTTGTATTTTAAATGCATTACCTCACGTACCGCGTGAAAATTTTGTCATTATTAATGGTACAGGTACACACAGAGACCAAACAAGAGAAGAATTAATCCAAATGCTAGGTGAAGATATCGTAGACTCAGTTAAAATTGTGCATAATCACTGTCACGATAAAGATTCATTAGTAAACGTCGGTCACAGTGAATATGGTTGCGACGTCTATTTGAATAAAGATTACGTTGACTCAGATTTTAAAATCGTTACCGGCTTTATAGAACCACATTTCTTTGCAGGATTTTCAGGTGGCCCGAAAGGCATTATGCCTGGGATTGCAGGGATTGAAACTATAATGACATTTCATAATGCTCGCATGATCGGTGATATACGCTCAACTTGGGGTAACATGGAAGATAATCCACTACAAAATATGACGCGTGAAATCAATGCCATGTGTAAACCAGACTTTATGCTCAACGTGGCTTTAAACAAAGATAAATTAATCACACAAGTCTTTGCAGGTGAACTATACGAGGCACATGACGTTGGCTGTGCTTATGTCAAAGAACATGCGATGTTTCGTTGTGACGACCGCTTCGACGTCGTTATCGCTTCTAACTCAGGTTACCCACTTGACCAAAATTTATATCAAACGGTAAAAGGCATGAGTGCTGCGCATAAGATTGTTAAAGAAGGTGGCACCATCATTATGGTTTCTGAATGTGCAGATGGTTTACCTGATCACGGCAAATTCGCCGAAATATTTAAACGCGCCGAATCGCCACAAGCCCTATTAGATATGATTCATGACCCTAATTTTGCAGAAATGGATCAATGGCAAGTACAAAAACAAGCAAGCATCCAAGTATTTGCCAATGTTTATGTATATTCCAAACTAACTGATCAACAATTAGAAGAAGCTATGTTAAACCCCACTTCAAATATAGAAGAAACACTTAAAACATTAGAAGCATCGTATGGCAGACCTTTATCTATAGGTGTTATGCCACAGGGGCCATTAACTATACCTTACGTTGAATCTTAA
- the coaA gene encoding type I pantothenate kinase: MEFSKKQWQNIDSSVDINLEDIDFESLLSLNDYATKQEIKTLYFPLIEMLSEKTRSHKEYINYIQQKIVDRKRTIPFVIGVSGGVAAGKSTVARLLAELLSKHNPDWNVDLITTDGYILPKKELLAQDIMSKKGFPESYESNTLIQHLKSIKDGEQVPTYTYSHLTYDRLKDDFHYVDQPDILIIEGVNIFQVHGNAEQLVSDYIDYKIFLDVSLDLMKSWYIQRFLKLQESAFQKPESHFYQYKNLSRDEAIKLATQLWTNINEPNVINNIYPTKSRADLILHKAENHTIDNLIFNQF; encoded by the coding sequence TTGGAATTTTCAAAAAAGCAGTGGCAAAATATAGATAGCTCAGTAGATATAAATTTGGAAGATATCGATTTTGAAAGCTTATTAAGTTTGAATGACTATGCTACAAAACAAGAAATTAAAACATTGTACTTTCCTTTAATAGAGATGTTGAGTGAAAAAACACGTAGCCATAAAGAATATATTAACTATATTCAACAAAAAATAGTGGATCGCAAACGTACGATACCATTTGTTATTGGTGTGTCAGGTGGTGTAGCCGCTGGTAAAAGTACTGTTGCGCGTTTATTAGCTGAATTGTTAAGTAAACATAACCCTGATTGGAATGTGGATTTAATAACGACAGACGGTTATATTTTGCCGAAGAAAGAACTATTGGCACAAGATATCATGTCTAAAAAAGGATTTCCTGAAAGCTATGAATCCAACACATTGATTCAACATTTGAAAAGTATAAAAGATGGTGAACAAGTACCGACTTATACTTATTCGCATTTAACGTATGACCGTTTGAAAGATGATTTTCACTATGTTGACCAACCAGATATTTTAATTATTGAAGGGGTTAATATTTTCCAAGTGCATGGAAATGCAGAACAATTAGTAAGTGATTATATTGACTATAAAATATTCTTAGACGTTTCGTTAGATTTAATGAAATCATGGTATATTCAAAGATTTTTAAAATTACAAGAAAGTGCTTTCCAAAAACCAGAGTCTCACTTTTATCAGTATAAAAATTTATCACGAGACGAAGCAATTAAATTAGCGACACAATTATGGACGAATATAAATGAACCTAATGTGATAAATAATATTTATCCAACAAAAAGTAGAGCAGATTTAATATTGCATAAAGCTGAAAACCATACGATTGATAATTTGATTTTCAATCAATTTTAA
- a CDS encoding PadR family transcriptional regulator, protein MFRKQFEKKAHHMRSRMMNRDGFGFGGHGPEDMERAFRARGKDRFFKKGNLQFVILKMLQDESKHGYQIIKDLEERFKGFYSPSPGSVYPILQMLEDREFVSTSQDGKKKVYTITEEGEQFLADNMQNDDMLQRMEQFKNMDFEAMKAMRGELQELFKKFMLAGKEAMNDDEKKQQFKKFVEQTSADLDKLYK, encoded by the coding sequence ATGTTTAGAAAACAATTTGAGAAAAAGGCTCACCATATGAGAAGCAGAATGATGAATAGAGACGGATTTGGATTTGGTGGACATGGTCCAGAAGATATGGAACGTGCATTTAGAGCACGAGGTAAAGATCGATTTTTCAAAAAAGGAAACTTACAATTTGTAATTTTGAAGATGTTACAAGATGAATCGAAACACGGTTATCAAATTATTAAAGATTTAGAAGAACGTTTCAAAGGATTTTATTCTCCAAGTCCAGGATCTGTATATCCAATATTACAAATGTTAGAAGACAGAGAATTTGTTTCAACTTCGCAAGATGGTAAGAAAAAAGTATATACAATCACAGAAGAAGGCGAACAATTTTTAGCAGATAATATGCAAAATGATGATATGTTACAACGTATGGAACAATTTAAAAATATGGACTTTGAAGCAATGAAAGCCATGCGCGGTGAGCTACAGGAGTTATTTAAAAAATTCATGTTAGCTGGCAAAGAAGCGATGAATGACGATGAAAAGAAACAACAATTTAAAAAGTTTGTTGAACAAACATCAGCAGATTTAGATAAATTATATAAATAA